One window of the Xenopus tropicalis strain Nigerian chromosome 10, UCB_Xtro_10.0, whole genome shotgun sequence genome contains the following:
- the cebpb gene encoding CCAAT/enhancer-binding protein beta, producing the protein MQSPYSVRAYLGYQTVPSGSSGNISSASSSSSPPGTPNPLENKSGGPSGATGGGYGKSGSSKGKKSLDKHSDEYKIRRERNNIAVRKSRDKAKIRNMETQHKVLELSAENERLQKRVEQLSRELSTLRNLFKQLPEPLLAATGRC; encoded by the coding sequence ATGCAGTCACCGTACAGTGTCCGCGCCTATCTGGGCTACCAGACGGTACCGAGCGGCAGCAGCGGAAACATCTCCagcgcctcctcctcctccagtccCCCGGGcacccccaaccccttggaaaaCAAGAGCGGGGGCCCGTCTGGGGCGACGGGGGGAGGCTACGGGAAGAGCGGATCGAGCAAAGGGAAGAAGTCGCTTGACAAGCACAGCGATGAGTACAAGATACGCCGGGAGCGCAATAATATCGCCGTGCGGAAAAGCCGCGACAAAGCGAAAATACGCAACATGGAGACGCAGCACAAAGTGCTGGAGCTGAGCGCGGAGAACGAGCGGCTGCAGAAGCGGGTGGAGCAGCTTTCCCGGGAGCTCAGCACCCTCCGGAACTTGTTCAAACAGCTGCCCGAGCCCCTACTGGCCGCTACCGGCCGCTGCTAG